Proteins found in one Paenibacillus borealis genomic segment:
- a CDS encoding DNA alkylation repair protein has translation MNAEMVMQELEELGKERTKKIYSSNGAQEPLFGVATGAMKPIFKKTKINQPLAEELYATGNYDAMYFAGIIADPNGMTEADYDRWMDGAYFYMLSDFVVAVTLAEADIAQQVADKWIASGEDLRMSAGWSCYCWLLGSRPDKEFSESKLAGMLELVSRTIHDAPERTRISMNNFLYTVGISFSPLHDLATETAKKVGPVEVGKDKPKSKFINAYDTIQKAVGKGQIGFKRRHVRC, from the coding sequence ATGAACGCAGAAATGGTCATGCAGGAGCTGGAAGAGCTCGGTAAGGAACGAACCAAGAAAATATACAGCTCGAATGGCGCGCAGGAACCGCTTTTTGGTGTAGCTACCGGGGCGATGAAGCCGATTTTCAAAAAAACTAAAATCAACCAGCCGCTGGCTGAAGAGCTATATGCGACGGGAAATTATGACGCGATGTATTTTGCAGGAATCATTGCCGACCCTAATGGGATGACGGAAGCCGATTATGACCGGTGGATGGACGGGGCTTATTTCTATATGCTGTCTGATTTCGTGGTGGCCGTAACTCTGGCGGAGGCGGATATTGCCCAGCAGGTTGCCGATAAATGGATCGCGAGCGGGGAGGACCTGAGAATGTCGGCGGGCTGGAGCTGTTACTGCTGGCTGCTGGGGAGCCGCCCGGACAAAGAGTTCTCTGAGAGTAAACTGGCCGGTATGCTGGAACTGGTGAGCAGGACGATTCATGACGCGCCGGAGCGCACCAGGATTTCGATGAACAACTTCTTATACACCGTGGGCATATCCTTTTCGCCGCTCCATGACTTGGCAACTGAGACTGCGAAGAAGGTAGGTCCGGTAGAGGTGGGCAAGGACAAGCCCAAGAGCAAATTCATCAATGCTTACGACACTATTCAAAAGGCCGTGGGCAAAGGGCAGATTGGTTTCAAACGCCGGCATGTAAGATGCTAA